The genome window TTCACCGTTGTCGGTGTTAGTGACCCGCGGCCCGGCGCTACGAATCACCGAAGACAACGGTTGGCCGACTTTGGAAGGGCGCATCGCCTACTCGGTCGGCAAGAAATCGCTGGTCGGGCTCGAGCAAAAGCGGGCCTTGGAAATGGGCGTGTCGGCTGTCGGCGGGCAGTTGCGTTCGGTGCTCGTGCCGCAGCCGAATGTCGTGGCGAATACCTACGGCGCCTGCTCCGACTTTCGCTGGTCGGTGAGCGATCGTTTCGGCTTCCTCGGCGAGGCGTTCGTCGGCGAGGGGCTTGGCTTTCAAAACGGCGGCATCCTGCAGAGCGTCAATAGCGCGACGTTCCGCGGCATTCGCACGCGCGGCGCTTGGGGCGAGGCCTACTATTATCTCACGCCTTGCCTCCACACGCACTCCGGCGGCGGCATCGACGATCCGCTCGATCAAGACATCGCCGCCACGCAAGTCACCCGCAACACGACCCTCTTCTCCAACGTGATTTGGGACGCCACGAAGCAACTCCGCTTCGGTGTCGAGTTTACCTATCGCCAGACGAACTACGTTGCGCTCAACGACAACCACGGCTGCGGCTTCCACTTCCAAACGCAGTGGTCGTTCTAAATCATCACCACCTTGATGCGGCCGTCCTGCTTGTCGCGGAAGGGGCTTGTAGACCGCCGACGCAACCTGGTGCGTGATCACGAGCGACGGGTCGATCTCGTTGTTTTCGATCTTCTTCAAGAGCGGCTTCATGTATTTCTGCATGTGCGTCTGGCCCGATGGCGAAACAATGACCGAGTTGAGGCGCGTCTCCGATACATTTGCCGGTTTTCACGAAGGTAAAATGGTTTAAATTGTAGACTTCGCTGTCTCCCGCGACTCAAGTGAAGTCTTGCGCGACCGTTGGGTGATCGTGCATGATGGGCCGGCGACCCGTCGCGGCGAGATCATCGCCCCGAGCGTCGGCGATCATGCCGGCGAAGCGTGATTGCCACGGAGGCCAACTAACGTGGACAACCGACGAATTGAAATAAGAACGGGAGAAACCCGATGACTCAGCTCCGCATCGCGTTGGCGCAGTGCCGACAAACGGCCGACTTCGAAGTCAACGCCGTCAAGATATTCGAATTCCTCGAACGGGCCGCCGCGGTCGGCGCGCAGATCGTTTGCTTCCCCGAAACTCAGACAGTCGGCTACCGCGTCGACATCACGCAGCCCGACGCGCCGGTCGAGCCGCAACGTTTGGAAGAACTGCATTGCCGCATCGCCCGGCGTTGCGCCGAGTTGAAGTTGGCCTGCATCCTCGGGACCGAGATACCGCTGGAATCGAACCCGACCGGCGGTAAGCCGTACAACTCGGCGCTCGTGATTTCTCCGAACGGCGAGATTCTCGGCGTGCATCACAAGACGAAGCTCACCCCGCTCGATGCCGTGGCGTATTCGTCGGGCAGTTCGCTGGAGACTTTCGATCTGTGCGGCGTGCGCATCGGCGTGGTGATCTGCTTCGAGGGCTTCCGCTTCGCCGAGACGACGCGCGAATGCGTTCGTCAAGGAGCACGAGTCGTCTTCCATCCGCAGAACAACACGACTCGCCCGAACGACTGGAAGATCCCGATCCACCACGCGATGATCGTGACGCGAGCCGCCGAGAACACCATCTGGTTCGCGTCGTGCAACATTTGCCACGACGAGCACCAGAATTGCAGTTCGATGATCGTCGCTCCCGACGGTCGAATTCACGCTCTGGCGGCATTGAAGCACGAAGAGCTTCTCGTCGCCGACCTTGAGATCGACCTCGCTACGCAAGCGATGTTCAAGTTCGATACCGACGGCTGTGCCCAAGTGCTGTTCTCGGATACGGTGCGGCAAGAAGAATACGCTCCGGCGAAGCCCGCTTAGCCGCCGAGCCAAACAAGACGACGAGAGCTCGCCGATGAAGTGGGCCATGCTACAGCCGGCCGAACACGCTTGCTCCAAGGCCCGGGTGCTGCCGAGCTCATCGGTGAGGAGCCATTCCAAGCCGTGGCCCGTCCGCTGCTGGCCGAGCACTTGCCCTTCGGCGATGAACTGCCGCAGCCGGAGCTCGCCCGAGCCGTCGAGCACCAGCAAGAGCGTGTCGCCGG of Planctomycetia bacterium contains these proteins:
- a CDS encoding carbon-nitrogen hydrolase family protein: MTQLRIALAQCRQTADFEVNAVKIFEFLERAAAVGAQIVCFPETQTVGYRVDITQPDAPVEPQRLEELHCRIARRCAELKLACILGTEIPLESNPTGGKPYNSALVISPNGEILGVHHKTKLTPLDAVAYSSGSSLETFDLCGVRIGVVICFEGFRFAETTRECVRQGARVVFHPQNNTTRPNDWKIPIHHAMIVTRAAENTIWFASCNICHDEHQNCSSMIVAPDGRIHALAALKHEELLVADLEIDLATQAMFKFDTDGCAQVLFSDTVRQEEYAPAKPA